The Paenibacillus beijingensis nucleotide sequence GAACGGCCCATGCCCCGTGATCCAAGCCCCGGCGGGTATCCAGCCGGTTGCCGATACCGGCTCCGCTTAGCAGAGCCGATACCTGCTCGCTCAGCGGCACGTCGCCGGGCGCCGGATAAGTCATTTGATACAGCGCATCCGGGAAGCCGGAGAAATCGTAGATCGTGCCGTGCGTTTCAACGGAGCCAACTTCCTGTATCCGGCTTTCCCAGTGAGCGGAAAAAATGACGATCGCCTTCGGCTTCCGCGGCAACGAAGCGGCAAATTGTTTTAAAAACCGGGTATATTCATGGTCTTCAATGACGAGCGACGGTGCTCCATGCGCAAAAAAGTAAGAAGGAATCACGTGTTATCACTCCATTTCCACAGCCCGAAGGCTGTCTTCAAGCAACCAATTCAACACATCCTGCCGGTTCGCCTCTGTTACTTCATGACCCGAATGATAGGTTCGGAAGATGGTACGGTCGTTCAGCGCTTTGAAATAGGCGGCCGTTTCGTTTCCGATGTTTACCGGGAACACCCGGTCGAACTCACCGTGCGAGATAAAGACGGATACCTCTTCAACGCTGCGCAGGGCATATTCGCTCTTTACAAAAGCAGGCACATAGCCGTTCAGCGCCACAATCCCTTTAAGCCGGTCGCCCAGCGTCAGCGCGAGTGTCATCGCCAGAATCGCCCCTTGGCTAAAACCGAGCACATAGCGCCGCGATGCGTCGATCGCATACTTGGCCGACGCCTCATCAATGAACGCTTGCAGCTTCAGGACCGCCTCATCGAACATTTCCCGTATCGGGTTACCCAAGCTTTTCAGCTCATAATATTGATACCCAGCCCCCAATGGAAGATCGCCGCGAATCCCGATAATAATGAACCGATCTTGCAAAGGCTCCACCAGTCCGAACATATTCCGCTCGTTCGAGCCTTTGCCATGAAGCGTGAAAATAACCGGATACCGCTTCGCTTCGTCATAGCCTTCGGGAAGATGAATGTCATACTTATAGGGCTGTTTCATTCGTTTTGCTTCCCTTGTTAAATAATACGCTGTCCAGCGACCAGCCCGTTTTATCCGCCAGCACCAGATACAAGGCAATCATCATGAATGCGAGATCGAGCTCGTAGCCTGCGGCTTGACCGTTGCCGAGCAAACCGGCGGGTAATTTGACGGAAAATATCGCACCGAGCATAATCACGATAAATAAGACGGAGACGTAACGCGTAAATAAACCCAATATCAGCATAATGCCGCCGACCAATTCGATTATTCCCACAATATAAGCCAAAAACCCGGGAAGCTGAATGCTTTCAAACCATCCCGCCACATTGCCAAGCCCCATGTCCAGTTTGCTGATGCCGTGCGCCAGGAACAGGATGCCAAGCACCACTCTCATTAAAGTTGTAGCCACGTTCGTTCTCATGAACTTCTCGCCTCCATTTTATAAGTAATATTAATGTTTTATTTATAAGAATAAAATACATAAGCTGAACTGGTATGTCAACAAAAATATTGATAATATATAATTATATTTTCTATAGCTAATATTTTGATAGGGCTTTGCATGGAATGATTCGTCGGGTAATGGAAAAATGGTATGATGAGGATAGATCTGCGGCCCCATTATTTCAGCGAGGTGATTGCTTGTGGATATCGGCTCCACGATCCGCGCGATCCGTAAACGAAAAAATATTACGATCGCCCAAATATGCGAACAAACAGGATTGTCCCAAGGGTTCATGAGTCAGGTGGAAACGAATAAAACTTCCCCTTCGATTGCAACGCTGGAAAGCATTGCCGAGGCGCTCAAGGTGCCGCTTGCTTATTTGCTGCTTCGAAAAGAAGAACGGATGCACATCGTGCGCAAGGAAGAACGCCGGCACACCTCGAGCGGCCCCGAGCATTTAAAGGTGTCCCATGTAGGTACGACCAAACATATGCGCATGATGCTCGTCGAGTTCCCTCCGGGCTCATCGACCGGCGAGCTCCCGCACGCCCATGAAGGCGAAGAAGTGCATTTGGTGCTCCAGGGCAAAATCTATGCGGAGCAGGGCGAAGAAGGCGCTGTACTGGAAGAAGGCGACTCCTTTTGCTGGAACGCGTGCACGCCGCACAAAGTCAAGAACGTTGGCGATGAGGTTGCCATCGTACTGATTTCCGTTTATACCGAGGAACAGGGCGACTGGAAGGTGATCTAGCGCCGAATTGGAATCGGAGGTACCTCATATCATCCCGATCGGAGCAGCAGCAGCGGATATATCCGCGAACTTCGACCTCATCTGAACGGGAGCACCCCGGCAGGTTCCCAAATCCGCCGCGGTATGCTATAGTACGGAAAGGACAATTGAAGAAGAAGTCCGGCGGTTTTCCCGTTATCGGGGCGAGCGCCGGGAGAGGTTCGCGAACTCCCTCTATAAAAAACTAAGACAACGACGTCCGTCTGCAGGACGCTCGTTTCTTTTGTTCGGCGTGAAGCGGCATATCGCTTCACGCCGTTTCTTTTGCGCCCAGGGTTTGAAGCGGAAACTTCCTTCTTCTTTTGCATCGGGAGCTGCGCAAGGGCTCCGAAGTTCGAGTCGGGGCGGCATTCCTTCACGGAGGCGGAAGCCCTTCGCGGAAAGGCGGAGGACCTCCACGGACGGACGGAAGTCCGCGTCGCGGAAAGGCGGAGGACCTCCACGGACGGACGGAAGTCCGCGTCGCGGAAAGACAGAGGCCTTCGACGGGCGGACGGAATCCCTTCGCGGCACCCGGAATGAAAAGAACGAGAGGATGATCGGATATGAAAGAGCAAAAAGAAAAGGATAAAGCGATCGTTGTGTTCAGCGGCGGACAGGACAGTACGACCTGTCTGTTCTGGGCGAAAGAACGGTTTCGGGATATCGAGGCCGTCACCTTCAACTACGGCCAGCGCCATGCGCAAGAGCTCGAGGTGGCGGCCGGCATTGCGAGCGACCTAGGCGTGAAGCATCACGTGCTGGATATGTCGCTGCTGAACCAGCTGGCGCCGAGCGCTTTGACGCGCGAAGATATTAAAGTGGCGGATGCTCCTAAGGAGGGCGGATTGCCGTCGACGTTCGTGGACGGCCGGAATTTGCTGTTCCTGTCGTTCGCGGCTGTACTGGCCAAAGGCGTCGGGGCGAAACGGATTGTTACCGGCGTCTGCGAGACTGATTTCAGCGGGTATCCGGACTGCCGCAACAGCTTTATTCAGTCGCTGAACGTGACGCTGAACCTGGCGATGGACTACCCGTTTGTGATCGAGACGCCGCTGATGTGGCTCGATAAAGAGCAGACGTGGGAGCTTGCCGACCAGCTCGGCGCGTTCGACTATGTGCGGGAGCGCACGCTTACGTGTTATAACGGCGTCATCGCCGACGGCTGCGGCGAATGCCCGGCCTGCAAGCTGCGGCGGCGCGGACTGGATGCTTATGTGTCGCGGCGCGGCGCGGCTTCCGCAGCGGGCGGATCGGAGGGATCGCGATGATACAGCAGATTTATCCAGCGCCGTCGCATAGCTACCGCTACGAATTGAACAAGGATATGCAGTTTGCCGCGGCGCATTACATCCCGGCCGAAGAGGCGGGAAAGTGCAGCAGAGTTCACGGGCATACGTATTTCGCCAATCTGACCATTGCCGGAGACGAGCTGGACGAGTGCGGGTTTTTGATCGATTTTGCGGTGCTGAAGCGGCTCGTGCACGACCGGTTCGATCATCGGCTGCTTAACGACGATACGGAGCTGTTCGACTCGAAGGACGGAAGCCGCTTCCCGACAACGGAAGCCGTTGCACGCATCGTCTGCGAGCTCGTGCAGCAGCATCTGGATACGCGGCCGAACCGTCCGCGCTGCATCCAGGTTTTTTTGCGGGAGACTCCGACCAGCTACGTCATTTACCGTCCGCACCCGGAGGTCCGTCATGAGCGCTGACCGCAAGCCGGCTGGCGCAATCGTCCAAGGAGCGCACGACGCCGAAGCAGCCGCGGGCCCGGCTTCGCGCATCCCGGTGCTGGAAATTTTCGGACCGACGGTGCAGGGAGAAGG carries:
- a CDS encoding alpha/beta hydrolase, whose amino-acid sequence is MKQPYKYDIHLPEGYDEAKRYPVIFTLHGKGSNERNMFGLVEPLQDRFIIIGIRGDLPLGAGYQYYELKSLGNPIREMFDEAVLKLQAFIDEASAKYAIDASRRYVLGFSQGAILAMTLALTLGDRLKGIVALNGYVPAFVKSEYALRSVEEVSVFISHGEFDRVFPVNIGNETAAYFKALNDRTIFRTYHSGHEVTEANRQDVLNWLLEDSLRAVEME
- a CDS encoding DoxX family protein, whose product is MRTNVATTLMRVVLGILFLAHGISKLDMGLGNVAGWFESIQLPGFLAYIVGIIELVGGIMLILGLFTRYVSVLFIVIMLGAIFSVKLPAGLLGNGQAAGYELDLAFMMIALYLVLADKTGWSLDSVLFNKGSKTNETAL
- a CDS encoding helix-turn-helix domain-containing protein; protein product: MDIGSTIRAIRKRKNITIAQICEQTGLSQGFMSQVETNKTSPSIATLESIAEALKVPLAYLLLRKEERMHIVRKEERRHTSSGPEHLKVSHVGTTKHMRMMLVEFPPGSSTGELPHAHEGEEVHLVLQGKIYAEQGEEGAVLEEGDSFCWNACTPHKVKNVGDEVAIVLISVYTEEQGDWKVI
- the queC gene encoding 7-cyano-7-deazaguanine synthase QueC → MKEQKEKDKAIVVFSGGQDSTTCLFWAKERFRDIEAVTFNYGQRHAQELEVAAGIASDLGVKHHVLDMSLLNQLAPSALTREDIKVADAPKEGGLPSTFVDGRNLLFLSFAAVLAKGVGAKRIVTGVCETDFSGYPDCRNSFIQSLNVTLNLAMDYPFVIETPLMWLDKEQTWELADQLGAFDYVRERTLTCYNGVIADGCGECPACKLRRRGLDAYVSRRGAASAAGGSEGSR
- a CDS encoding 6-pyruvoyl trahydropterin synthase family protein is translated as MIQQIYPAPSHSYRYELNKDMQFAAAHYIPAEEAGKCSRVHGHTYFANLTIAGDELDECGFLIDFAVLKRLVHDRFDHRLLNDDTELFDSKDGSRFPTTEAVARIVCELVQQHLDTRPNRPRCIQVFLRETPTSYVIYRPHPEVRHER